One window of the Archaeoglobus sulfaticallidus PM70-1 genome contains the following:
- a CDS encoding 2,3-bisphosphoglycerate-independent phosphoglycerate mutase produces the protein MSLKKILFIVIDGISDRLIDNKTPLDSARTPNLDYFAKIGINGIMDTIAPGVRPGSDTAHLALLGYNPHECYSGRGPIEAAGSGIELKEGDVAFRANFGTVEGEGSIFDKVVVDRRAGRIDETDELVKALNKIDLSEFGVKVMVRRGTGHRAAVVFRGEGLSDRVTDTDPKKIGSKVKMCKALDENAEKTARIINKFMEEAHRILENHPVNLEREKNGLLKGNAILLRGGGMVKKVESFEERFGLKLAFIAGTTLIKGIGKIIGADVLEVEGVTGNKHTNLKNKFNAALEALNTHDFVLVHIKATDELGHDGDFEGKKSFIEKIDQEIAVLRELDFTEICLVITADHSTPINVKDHTADPVPVIVVHEGVRTDEVDRFSELVAYRGGLCRIRGIDLFNIVLDLTNNTSKFGA, from the coding sequence ATGAGTCTGAAAAAAATCCTCTTTATTGTCATAGATGGTATATCCGACAGGCTGATCGATAACAAAACCCCGCTCGACAGTGCCAGAACTCCAAATCTCGATTATTTCGCAAAGATTGGTATAAACGGGATAATGGACACGATAGCTCCCGGAGTTAGACCGGGAAGTGACACAGCCCATCTTGCTTTACTTGGCTACAACCCGCACGAATGCTATTCCGGAAGAGGGCCCATAGAGGCTGCAGGCTCTGGAATAGAGCTTAAAGAGGGAGATGTTGCATTCAGGGCTAATTTCGGGACAGTAGAGGGGGAGGGAAGCATTTTCGACAAGGTTGTTGTGGATAGAAGGGCTGGGAGAATAGACGAAACCGACGAGCTTGTAAAAGCACTTAACAAAATAGACTTAAGCGAGTTCGGTGTTAAGGTTATGGTAAGAAGAGGTACCGGTCATAGAGCGGCAGTTGTTTTCAGAGGAGAAGGACTTTCGGACAGGGTAACCGATACGGATCCAAAGAAGATCGGCAGCAAGGTAAAAATGTGCAAAGCATTGGATGAGAATGCTGAGAAAACTGCAAGGATTATCAACAAATTTATGGAGGAAGCTCACAGAATACTCGAAAACCATCCGGTAAACCTTGAAAGAGAGAAGAATGGTCTTCTAAAGGGAAATGCGATTTTGCTGAGAGGAGGAGGAATGGTTAAAAAGGTAGAGAGCTTTGAGGAGAGATTCGGGCTGAAGCTCGCGTTTATTGCAGGAACCACCCTCATCAAAGGAATAGGGAAGATCATCGGTGCTGATGTGCTTGAGGTTGAAGGTGTTACAGGAAACAAGCACACAAACCTGAAAAACAAGTTCAATGCAGCTCTCGAGGCTCTGAACACCCACGATTTTGTTTTAGTGCACATCAAGGCAACCGATGAACTTGGCCATGACGGAGACTTTGAAGGAAAGAAGAGCTTCATAGAAAAAATCGATCAGGAGATAGCCGTTCTCAGGGAACTCGATTTCACAGAGATCTGCCTTGTGATTACAGCGGATCACTCAACCCCTATCAATGTGAAGGATCATACAGCCGATCCGGTTCCAGTTATCGTTGTCCATGAAGGAGTTAGAACGGATGAGGTTGACAGGTTCTCAGAGCTTGTCGCATACAGAGGCGGTTTATGCAGAATAAGGGGTATAGATTTATTCAACATCGTTCTCGATCTGACAAACAACACATCAAAGTTCGGTGCGTGA
- a CDS encoding HD domain-containing protein, producing the protein MHDIEILELEEDELIKALSEYLKEKGVSNDVLNHTFTVLDSALRIANRMKLSDEQRKLIIAGAMLHDVGRSLSHGMDHAVLGAEILRKDGFDDRIIKIVERHIGAGLTAKEAKKFGLPERDYIPETLEEKLVALADNLVAGDRILRKEEYIRHIKQKFRDEKEVLDRHLALLNEFEEFVD; encoded by the coding sequence ATGCATGACATAGAGATTCTGGAGCTCGAAGAGGATGAGCTGATCAAAGCACTCTCAGAGTATTTGAAAGAGAAAGGAGTTTCAAATGATGTTTTAAATCATACTTTCACAGTTCTCGATTCAGCCTTAAGGATAGCAAACAGGATGAAGCTGTCAGATGAGCAGAGAAAGCTGATAATAGCCGGAGCCATGTTACATGATGTTGGAAGAAGTCTAAGCCATGGAATGGATCATGCGGTGCTTGGAGCTGAGATCTTAAGGAAAGATGGGTTTGATGACAGGATAATCAAGATAGTGGAGAGGCACATAGGTGCCGGATTGACGGCAAAAGAGGCTAAAAAATTCGGTCTACCAGAGAGGGATTACATCCCGGAAACCCTTGAGGAAAAGCTCGTCGCTCTTGCAGATAACCTTGTTGCTGGAGACAGAATTCTGAGGAAAGAGGAGTACATCAGACACATCAAACAGAAGTTCAGGGACGAAAAGGAGGTTCTTGATAGGCATTTGGCTTTGCTGAATGAGTTTGAGGAGTTCGTTGATTAG